Proteins encoded together in one Rubripirellula reticaptiva window:
- a CDS encoding ECF-type sigma factor, whose amino-acid sequence MSKSTNVSYWIDLVKAGDSAAANQIWQHYFDRLVRAVRARLYGQNRAVSDEEDIVLSVFDSFYVAAENGRFPDLSDRDDLWRLLLRMSARKVVDKRRHDKRQRRGGDVQVQSLDQTGDDGKLIEAIGDEPSPEMVLMMQESVAEFFSHLGVGQLSDLAGAKLEGYSNAELAERFGCSERTIERRLHLIREKCHQEVFEHHENPHEKTTDRSPRADR is encoded by the coding sequence ATGTCGAAAAGCACGAATGTCAGCTACTGGATTGATTTGGTGAAGGCTGGTGATTCGGCCGCGGCGAATCAGATTTGGCAGCACTACTTTGACCGTCTCGTGCGTGCGGTTCGCGCCCGACTGTATGGACAAAATCGAGCAGTCTCGGACGAGGAAGACATTGTGCTGAGTGTCTTCGACAGCTTTTACGTCGCGGCTGAAAATGGGCGGTTTCCGGACTTGTCCGATCGCGACGATCTTTGGCGTCTGTTGCTGCGAATGTCGGCACGAAAGGTGGTCGACAAGCGAAGGCACGACAAACGCCAGCGACGTGGTGGCGACGTTCAGGTTCAATCGTTGGATCAAACTGGCGATGATGGCAAACTGATCGAAGCGATCGGGGACGAGCCGTCGCCTGAAATGGTGTTAATGATGCAGGAATCGGTTGCGGAGTTTTTTTCTCATCTGGGTGTCGGGCAACTCAGCGATTTAGCGGGTGCCAAGTTAGAGGGTTATTCAAATGCGGAACTCGCCGAGCGTTTTGGCTGCTCCGAGCGGACAATCGAGCGACGTCTGCACCTGATCCGAGAAAAATGTCACCAGGAAGTCTTCGAACATCATGAAAATCCGCATGAAAAAACTACCGATCGCAGCCCTCGAGCGGATCGATGA
- a CDS encoding serine/threonine-protein kinase: MKKLPIAALERIDDLCADFEQKWQSGQPPSIESLIESFVESLGDTEDSPNQRDALLAELIALEVDYRRRRGETPSAQEYIDRFPADAKVIHDAISQDAKPTGAFAPMSVERLAELFPALQIIELIGAGGMGAVYKARQEGLDRVVAIKILPEEFGHDVKFALRFTREARTLAKLNHPNIVALYEFGHVADTYYFLMEYVEGSTLRDVVKAGELSPKHALAIVPHLCDALQYAHDKGVVHRDIKPENILMSVDGAVKVADFGLSRILGSENQQSLLTGTHQVMGTPRYMAPEQLEGTHNVDHRADIYSLGVVIYEMLTGELPIGRFAAPSTKVEIDVRLDDIVLRTLEKEPQRRYQRASQIKSDMQSITSANESALAPTLIHDAASVATSDAVVMPTNSANLAQQELAGRLLLTRRQLMDRVEASLRPLFRWQVLQALFGVALILVGVQCWARNTQISHRLASGIMVHVYGVIVISQAALVCTRIRRIDYSKSVDDIRGNLDSVRSAYLRAGVIIGFVWWLMWIPVCVAVGFDQVVLYRNALVPSLVVGVIGFAVSVWLYCRTLNSNSKTSELWRRKFAGESIATAYLALDEIENAQIR; this comes from the coding sequence ATGAAAAAACTACCGATCGCAGCCCTCGAGCGGATCGATGACCTCTGCGCCGATTTCGAACAAAAATGGCAATCCGGACAACCGCCATCGATTGAGTCGCTGATCGAATCGTTTGTCGAATCACTGGGCGACACCGAAGACTCGCCGAACCAACGTGACGCGCTGTTGGCCGAACTGATCGCGTTGGAAGTCGATTACCGGCGTCGTCGTGGGGAGACACCATCCGCGCAGGAATACATCGACCGGTTCCCCGCCGATGCCAAAGTCATCCATGATGCGATCAGCCAGGACGCTAAGCCAACCGGCGCGTTTGCACCGATGAGTGTCGAGCGGTTGGCCGAGTTGTTTCCGGCGCTGCAGATCATTGAACTGATCGGGGCCGGAGGGATGGGGGCGGTCTACAAGGCTCGCCAAGAAGGACTCGACCGCGTGGTCGCGATCAAGATCCTGCCCGAGGAGTTCGGTCACGACGTCAAATTCGCACTGCGTTTCACTCGTGAAGCACGCACGCTGGCGAAACTGAATCATCCCAACATCGTCGCCCTGTACGAGTTCGGTCACGTCGCCGACACGTATTACTTCTTGATGGAGTACGTCGAAGGCTCGACGCTGCGGGACGTCGTGAAGGCTGGCGAGTTGTCGCCCAAACACGCGCTCGCGATCGTCCCGCATCTTTGCGATGCGCTGCAGTATGCCCATGACAAAGGCGTTGTGCATCGCGACATCAAACCCGAGAACATTCTGATGTCCGTCGATGGCGCAGTGAAGGTAGCTGATTTCGGACTCTCGCGAATCCTTGGTAGCGAAAATCAGCAATCTCTGCTGACTGGAACTCACCAAGTCATGGGCACGCCAAGGTACATGGCGCCCGAGCAGCTGGAAGGCACGCACAACGTCGACCACCGAGCCGACATCTATTCGCTAGGGGTTGTCATTTACGAGATGCTAACGGGCGAGCTTCCGATTGGCCGGTTTGCAGCGCCGTCGACGAAAGTTGAGATCGACGTCCGGCTTGATGACATCGTGCTTCGTACTCTCGAAAAAGAACCACAGCGGCGCTACCAGCGCGCTAGCCAGATCAAATCGGACATGCAGTCAATCACGTCTGCCAACGAATCGGCACTCGCGCCCACGCTGATCCACGACGCTGCTTCCGTCGCCACTTCCGACGCAGTGGTAATGCCTACCAATTCCGCGAACTTGGCGCAACAGGAACTCGCCGGGCGATTGTTGCTGACGCGTCGCCAGTTGATGGATCGCGTCGAAGCATCCCTGCGACCGTTGTTCCGTTGGCAAGTGTTACAGGCACTATTTGGCGTGGCTTTGATTCTGGTCGGCGTGCAGTGCTGGGCACGAAACACGCAGATTTCACACCGGCTTGCCAGCGGTATCATGGTGCACGTTTACGGCGTGATTGTAATTTCACAAGCGGCACTCGTGTGCACCCGAATCCGACGAATCGATTACTCGAAATCCGTTGATGATATTCGCGGCAATCTCGATAGTGTGCGATCCGCGTATTTGCGTGCCGGCGTTATCATCGGGTTTGTGTGGTGGTTGATGTGGATTCCCGTTTGCGTTGCCGTTGGCTTCGACCAGGTGGTGCTGTATCGGAATGCACTAGTCCCTTCGTTGGTTGTCGGAGTGATCGGATTTGCCGTCTCGGTATGGCTGTATTGCCGTACTCTGAATTCAAACAGTAAAACCAGCGAATTATGGCGACGAAAATTTGCCGGCGAGAGCATTGCCACGGCCTATCTTGCACTCGACGAAATTGAAAACGCTCAGATTCGCTGA
- a CDS encoding protein adenylyltransferase SelO, with the protein MKLNLDDHFNVELPADTDSSNRRRQVHDAAFSSVTPRVPTAPRLLHVAPDVAELIGLSADDVDSKEFLETFSGARVPDGARPYAMCYGGHQFGNWAGQLGDGRAINLAEVSHAGKRWTLQLKGAGETPYSRTADGLAVLRSSLREHLCSEAMHHLGVPTTRSLSLITTGDSVTRDVMYDGNPANEPGAVVCRVAASFIRFGNFQIFASRGDLDSLRRLTDYTIKHYFPTIEAGDDRYSRFFAEVARRTIDMVIDWQRVGFVHGVMNTDNMSIHGETIDYGPYGWLEGYDQDWTPNTTDAGQGRYRFGNQPQIVFWNLVQLANAIYPLTEDAEPLQDALNQAVQQYEHSYDVMLGSKIGLDNVGEGDSAMLAELESTLQLTETDMTIFFRCLARVPANHSLDGGSEFLAPVMGAFYQPEELVGETLQRWRSWFERYLHRLSQTTVTDEERAKRMNLVNPKYVLRNYMAQLAIDKAGSGDPSLIGELYEMLRHPYDEQTDNEQWFAKRPDWARHKVGCSMLSCSS; encoded by the coding sequence ATGAAACTGAATTTAGACGACCATTTCAATGTCGAACTACCTGCCGACACGGATTCATCGAACCGCCGCCGGCAAGTGCATGATGCTGCGTTCTCATCGGTAACGCCGCGGGTTCCAACCGCACCTCGCTTGTTGCATGTGGCGCCGGATGTTGCAGAGCTGATTGGTTTGTCAGCGGATGACGTGGACTCGAAAGAGTTTCTTGAAACATTCAGCGGTGCACGAGTGCCCGATGGTGCGAGGCCATACGCGATGTGCTATGGCGGTCACCAGTTCGGCAATTGGGCTGGTCAGCTTGGTGATGGTCGTGCGATCAATTTGGCCGAAGTTTCGCACGCGGGAAAACGCTGGACCTTGCAATTGAAGGGAGCCGGCGAAACACCCTATTCGCGTACCGCCGATGGACTAGCGGTGCTTCGTTCGTCGCTGCGCGAACACTTGTGCAGCGAGGCGATGCATCATCTGGGCGTGCCCACGACGCGGTCGCTGTCCCTGATCACGACGGGTGACAGTGTGACGCGCGACGTGATGTATGACGGGAATCCTGCGAACGAACCTGGGGCAGTCGTGTGCCGTGTTGCGGCCAGTTTTATCCGCTTCGGCAACTTCCAGATCTTCGCTTCACGCGGTGATCTCGATTCGCTGCGTCGACTGACCGATTATACGATCAAACACTACTTTCCAACGATCGAGGCTGGCGATGATCGTTACAGCCGGTTCTTTGCGGAAGTCGCTCGCCGCACGATCGACATGGTCATTGACTGGCAACGCGTCGGGTTCGTGCACGGTGTCATGAACACCGACAACATGTCGATCCACGGCGAGACGATTGACTATGGACCCTACGGTTGGCTGGAAGGCTACGACCAAGACTGGACCCCAAACACGACTGACGCCGGGCAAGGTCGTTATCGTTTTGGGAACCAACCACAAATCGTGTTCTGGAATCTGGTGCAATTGGCAAATGCCATCTATCCACTGACCGAGGACGCCGAACCGTTGCAAGACGCACTCAACCAAGCTGTCCAGCAGTACGAGCACTCCTATGACGTGATGCTTGGTTCGAAGATTGGCTTGGACAACGTTGGCGAAGGCGACTCTGCGATGTTGGCCGAGTTGGAGTCCACGCTGCAATTGACCGAGACCGACATGACGATCTTTTTCCGGTGTCTGGCCCGTGTGCCAGCCAATCATTCGCTTGATGGGGGAAGCGAGTTCTTAGCTCCGGTGATGGGCGCGTTCTACCAACCCGAAGAGCTTGTCGGCGAGACACTGCAGCGGTGGCGAAGTTGGTTTGAACGTTATCTGCATCGCCTCAGTCAAACGACGGTCACTGACGAAGAACGTGCGAAACGCATGAACTTGGTCAATCCCAAGTATGTGCTGCGTAACTACATGGCGCAACTTGCGATCGACAAAGCGGGCAGCGGAGACCCATCATTGATCGGCGAATTGTACGAGATGCTGCGTCATCCCTATGATGAACAGACCGACAACGAACAGTGGTTTGCAAAACGTCCGGACTGGGCTCGGCACAAGGTCGGCTGCTCGATGCTGTCGTGCAGTTCTTAG
- the msrA gene encoding peptide-methionine (S)-S-oxide reductase MsrA, with protein sequence MTERAVLAGGCFWGMEDLFRKLPGVISTRVGYTGGDVPNATYRNHGTHAEAIEVVYDPTKTDFRKMLAFFFQIHDPTTKNRQGNDRGTSYRSAIYYTSEDQKAVALDTIQDVNASGLWPGKVVTEVEPVSDFWEAEAEHQDYLLRTPGGYTCHFPRKDWVLPKRTESTK encoded by the coding sequence ATGACAGAGCGAGCTGTATTGGCGGGTGGATGTTTCTGGGGAATGGAAGATTTGTTCCGAAAGCTGCCCGGAGTCATTTCGACTCGGGTTGGCTACACTGGCGGCGACGTGCCGAATGCAACCTATCGAAATCATGGGACTCACGCAGAAGCGATCGAAGTGGTCTATGACCCCACCAAGACTGACTTTCGCAAGATGCTAGCGTTCTTCTTTCAAATCCATGACCCGACAACCAAGAACCGTCAAGGTAATGATCGCGGCACGTCGTACCGGTCGGCGATCTACTACACCAGTGAAGATCAAAAAGCAGTCGCCTTGGACACGATCCAGGATGTGAACGCGTCGGGTCTGTGGCCAGGAAAGGTTGTCACCGAAGTCGAGCCGGTCAGCGATTTTTGGGAAGCTGAAGCCGAGCATCAAGATTATTTGTTGCGAACGCCGGGCGGTTACACCTGTCACTTCCCTCGCAAAGATTGGGTGCTACCTAAACGAACCGAATCGACAAAGTAA
- a CDS encoding FG-GAP-like repeat-containing protein, with the protein MKQRYLERCIAIIGCMLCVLLGCESKSPAPIAEQGHASVAASKDSPAADPLVQLRLAVAANDWPTAWDLARPVLVSHPGEVAVMVEVAQVAYRTDHKNFAVDLLLDATKIDQYADQSLVNRAVIAMIDAGDMFRAIDLLELAVEKYPERPVLRRLLFDLLVGAEYRDRAARHGRVLVTQRAFDFPLLLSLDNHHRRMEDNGPMKIIFKRSADDRRVLIGTARTEFDDSDYLKSAESCELILATYPDFVPARDLYGRSLANSKQWKPLARWLKTNIVSQDNSVEKSWSDWLTLGDLHRQNGDAPRARRAFWEAAKISSDNALVWAKLAEVLPNESAVVEKARLLFKLRQSYSEFARGDQATATTDTLRHVISIAEILKQDCRLWLAEAWAAKAQTLRPPPELLTTNAEKSSLDEYNAWHEKVVTLRQSLVSDLRKNTPWQTTPLMLSLDLDTESDPLSMGAAMAENTRATNAAAKRAPAKIAKPNAELLVDLRDEAGQRGIHFQGRTAEHLDEPGIAFYATLGCGGGTIDFDLDGWQDLYLMAAGGRPGQDDSVANAMFRNLDGTYQSATTSTGTGDMGFGQGVSVGDINSDGFPDLLLLNYGKNRILVNNGDGTFTDQSRRWLPDSSWCWSTSGAIADLDLDGIPDVFVVNYCAGTDPIDRVCGGRTQNDETTSIPSHRACSPAAFSGQPDEVLLGQPDGRLQPIGESERGDLAVADRGLGLVIGQLDDQAGLEVFVANDMSLNHFFPIPARTDRKRELPIMDAAISRGLAGDSQQSALGSMGIAAGDLDRDGDLDFYVTNFAFESNTLHLQDSSRAWIDNTFASGLLNVTRPLVGFGTQFVDLDNDGWEEIVVTNGHVDFYSANPADAFYAQPMQIYQRSELSTYAQPPIRNKDVPNDDGYLSQNHVGRALWTTDVNRDDRVDLVITHQTEPVAVLINHTEPIHKSVSFELRGTVGCRDAVGSIVELESGDHRERKSLVAGDGFLCQNENVIRFTLPSETTIDEAPITVFVTWPNGKRQPFDCSDSATSWLLVENSDAFGFASPDTLNQTSGQ; encoded by the coding sequence AAGATTCACCGGCGGCGGATCCACTTGTTCAGTTGCGTTTAGCCGTTGCGGCAAACGATTGGCCCACGGCTTGGGATTTGGCACGTCCGGTGCTGGTCAGCCATCCGGGCGAAGTGGCTGTCATGGTCGAAGTCGCCCAAGTCGCCTACAGAACTGACCACAAAAACTTTGCAGTCGACCTGCTGTTGGACGCGACGAAGATCGACCAGTACGCCGACCAATCGCTGGTCAATCGCGCAGTGATCGCAATGATCGATGCTGGCGACATGTTTCGCGCGATCGATTTGCTTGAGCTAGCCGTAGAAAAGTATCCCGAGCGTCCTGTGTTGCGACGATTGCTTTTTGATCTGCTGGTGGGTGCCGAATATCGTGACCGCGCGGCTCGGCATGGACGCGTTCTGGTGACACAGCGCGCCTTTGACTTTCCGCTGTTGCTTTCACTCGACAACCATCATCGCCGGATGGAGGACAATGGCCCGATGAAGATCATCTTCAAACGGAGTGCGGATGATCGGCGAGTTTTGATTGGAACGGCACGAACGGAGTTTGACGACTCGGACTACTTGAAGTCCGCCGAGAGCTGCGAGTTGATTCTTGCGACGTATCCGGACTTCGTGCCCGCGCGAGACCTATACGGTCGATCGCTGGCGAATTCGAAACAATGGAAACCGCTTGCACGATGGCTAAAGACCAACATCGTCTCGCAAGACAATTCGGTTGAAAAGTCTTGGTCCGATTGGTTAACGCTAGGCGATTTGCATCGGCAAAACGGCGACGCCCCACGTGCCAGGCGTGCTTTCTGGGAAGCGGCAAAGATATCCAGCGACAACGCTCTGGTTTGGGCGAAGCTCGCCGAGGTGTTACCAAACGAATCGGCGGTGGTGGAAAAAGCTCGGTTGCTTTTCAAGCTTCGACAATCGTACAGCGAGTTTGCCAGAGGTGATCAAGCGACAGCAACGACCGACACTCTACGCCACGTGATTTCAATCGCCGAAATTTTGAAACAAGACTGTCGACTCTGGCTCGCCGAAGCATGGGCGGCCAAGGCGCAGACGCTACGGCCACCACCCGAACTGCTGACAACCAATGCGGAAAAAAGCTCTCTCGATGAATACAACGCATGGCACGAAAAAGTCGTGACGCTGCGTCAGTCTTTGGTCAGCGATTTACGCAAGAACACGCCATGGCAAACGACGCCGCTGATGTTGTCGCTCGATCTTGATACAGAGAGCGATCCGCTATCAATGGGTGCTGCGATGGCAGAAAACACAAGGGCAACCAACGCCGCAGCCAAACGGGCCCCAGCAAAGATCGCGAAGCCAAACGCTGAATTGTTGGTCGATCTACGCGATGAAGCCGGTCAGCGAGGAATACACTTTCAGGGCCGAACCGCAGAACATTTAGACGAGCCTGGCATCGCGTTTTACGCGACGCTCGGATGCGGAGGAGGCACGATCGACTTTGATCTTGATGGATGGCAAGACCTGTACTTGATGGCTGCGGGAGGCCGACCGGGCCAAGACGATTCGGTTGCGAATGCAATGTTTCGGAACCTTGACGGCACCTATCAATCAGCCACGACGTCGACCGGAACCGGCGATATGGGTTTTGGCCAGGGTGTCTCGGTCGGTGACATCAACAGCGACGGGTTCCCCGACCTGCTACTGCTCAACTACGGCAAAAACCGTATCCTCGTTAATAACGGCGACGGTACCTTCACGGACCAATCACGGCGATGGCTTCCCGATTCCTCATGGTGCTGGTCAACGAGTGGCGCGATCGCCGACCTTGATCTCGACGGGATTCCAGATGTTTTTGTGGTCAACTACTGCGCCGGAACGGATCCTATCGACCGGGTTTGCGGTGGCAGAACGCAGAACGACGAAACCACATCGATCCCCTCGCATCGAGCATGCTCACCCGCCGCTTTCAGCGGACAGCCCGACGAAGTCCTGCTTGGACAACCGGACGGCCGATTACAACCGATCGGCGAATCAGAACGCGGGGATCTTGCCGTTGCTGACCGAGGACTCGGCTTGGTGATCGGCCAGCTTGACGACCAAGCCGGGCTGGAAGTTTTTGTCGCCAACGATATGAGCTTGAATCACTTTTTTCCAATCCCGGCCCGAACAGATCGCAAACGTGAGCTCCCCATCATGGACGCAGCAATATCGCGGGGCCTGGCAGGCGATTCGCAACAATCAGCCCTTGGATCCATGGGGATCGCGGCGGGCGATCTTGATCGTGACGGCGACCTTGACTTCTATGTCACCAACTTCGCTTTTGAATCGAATACGCTTCATCTTCAGGATTCATCGCGGGCTTGGATCGACAACACGTTCGCATCTGGATTGCTGAACGTGACGCGTCCGTTGGTCGGCTTTGGGACTCAATTCGTTGACTTGGACAATGACGGCTGGGAAGAAATCGTCGTGACCAACGGGCATGTCGATTTCTATTCGGCCAATCCCGCGGACGCTTTTTATGCACAGCCGATGCAGATTTACCAAAGGTCCGAACTATCGACTTACGCACAACCGCCAATCCGAAATAAAGATGTGCCCAACGACGATGGATACTTGTCGCAAAACCATGTTGGGCGTGCACTGTGGACGACGGATGTCAACAGAGACGACCGAGTTGATTTGGTGATCACCCACCAAACTGAACCGGTCGCGGTTCTGATCAACCACACTGAACCGATCCACAAATCCGTCAGTTTCGAATTGCGAGGGACGGTTGGCTGTCGCGATGCGGTTGGGTCGATTGTCGAACTTGAATCCGGTGATCATCGCGAACGAAAATCGCTGGTGGCTGGCGACGGATTTCTGTGCCAAAACGAAAATGTGATCCGCTTTACTTTGCCCAGCGAAACAACGATTGACGAAGCCCCGATTACGGTTTTCGTGACATGGCCGAATGGCAAACGGCAACCATTCGACTGTTCAGATTCGGCAACGTCTTGGCTGCTGGTCGAAAATTCGGACGCGTTCGGCTTCGCATCGCCAGATACACTCAACCAAACATCCGGACAGTAA
- a CDS encoding cellulase family glycosylhydrolase, with the protein MHVLNAVSSTILFCLLSVSITNITMAQTLSPIRVSDDGDHFVLAETQQRFRVWGVNYDHNGSGELIDEYWIERWDEVVEDFAEIKSLGANCVRIHLQVGKFLDAADKVNQSAVDQLKKLLKLAEHQGLYLDITGLACYHKVNVPEWYDRLDEQDRWQTQAFFWRSIAKVCRDSPAVFCYDLMNEPIFPAEKQVVDSSDRDWLTGELGGKFFVQRLTLDLNGRTRQEIAKAWVNQMVDAIREHDDQHLVTVGVIPWVFAFGGGKPLFYSPEVSERLDFASVHFYPQKDKVDEAITALKAYDIGKPLIVEEMFPLKCSAAELADFIDRSAKFTDGWISFYWGETSEQLKQKSDATIAHAITAAWLEKFQAMSEQVPVLPSR; encoded by the coding sequence ATGCACGTTTTGAACGCAGTTTCGAGCACGATTCTGTTTTGCTTACTAAGCGTTTCCATCACTAATATCACGATGGCTCAGACGCTGAGTCCCATTCGCGTTTCTGACGATGGAGATCACTTTGTTCTCGCAGAAACTCAGCAACGATTTCGTGTTTGGGGTGTGAATTATGACCACAACGGCTCCGGTGAATTGATTGATGAATACTGGATCGAGCGTTGGGACGAAGTGGTGGAAGACTTCGCTGAAATCAAATCGCTCGGTGCAAATTGTGTTCGCATTCATTTGCAAGTCGGTAAGTTTCTTGACGCTGCCGACAAGGTGAATCAATCGGCAGTGGATCAACTGAAAAAGCTGCTGAAGCTGGCCGAGCATCAAGGGCTTTATCTGGATATCACAGGACTGGCCTGCTACCACAAAGTTAACGTTCCTGAGTGGTACGACCGTTTGGACGAACAGGATCGCTGGCAGACGCAAGCTTTCTTCTGGAGATCGATTGCAAAAGTCTGCCGCGATAGTCCTGCTGTGTTTTGCTATGACCTGATGAACGAGCCGATTTTTCCCGCGGAAAAGCAAGTGGTCGATAGTTCTGACCGTGACTGGTTAACCGGTGAGCTCGGCGGCAAGTTCTTTGTGCAGCGATTGACGCTCGATCTGAATGGTCGCACTCGCCAGGAAATCGCTAAGGCGTGGGTCAATCAAATGGTTGATGCGATTCGAGAACACGACGATCAACACCTGGTCACCGTCGGCGTGATCCCTTGGGTGTTCGCGTTTGGAGGCGGAAAGCCGTTGTTCTATTCACCAGAAGTGAGTGAGCGTCTGGATTTCGCATCGGTGCATTTCTATCCTCAGAAAGACAAGGTCGACGAAGCGATCACTGCCTTAAAGGCTTACGATATTGGCAAACCGTTGATCGTCGAAGAGATGTTCCCGCTGAAGTGTTCTGCGGCGGAACTTGCTGATTTTATTGATCGATCGGCCAAGTTTACCGACGGCTGGATTAGTTTCTACTGGGGAGAAACTTCCGAGCAACTCAAGCAGAAGTCCGATGCCACGATCGCGCACGCCATCACCGCAGCTTGGCTGGAGAAATTTCAGGCTATGTCTGAACAGGTCCCCGTGCTGCCGTCGCGATAA
- a CDS encoding sulfatase, whose amino-acid sequence MTRRSLTPLFCTASRFAAALLLGIISSTGSLAIAAERPNIVLLLADDLGWTGLGCYGSDFYETPNLDALAQRGVKFTNAYAACTVCSPTRASIMTGQYPARLHLTDFIAGQFRPHAKLLIPDWTKRLGSEHITIAEVLKNAGYRTGHIGKWHLNGRGAEADGTMPTDQGFDVSFERPPGSKGYLLKQPSTGESQSSYLTDLLTDQACEFIDESKSDPFFLYFAYNVPHTPIDGRRDLVKQFNDKLDTKAKHNNPSYAAMVASLDQSAGRIVAQLDKNGLTENTVIVFYSDNGGLTQRNGQATGFTDNTPLRRGKGSAYEGGVRVPAVVHWPGVTSPSTVCDTPIITMDLFPTFQEMAGVQPDSQAVSDGTSLVTLLRTPATNIDRDMFWHYPHYHAGGDSPYSAIRSGEFRLIEFHEDNRIELYNLPADISERHDLAASLPEKAQQLQTKLHQWQKSVGAQFPTANPKYSSARETEVAGQK is encoded by the coding sequence ATGACGCGTCGTTCGCTCACTCCGCTGTTTTGCACCGCGTCTAGGTTCGCCGCGGCATTGTTGCTGGGAATCATCTCAAGCACCGGATCGCTTGCAATCGCAGCCGAGCGGCCCAACATTGTGTTGCTACTAGCCGACGACCTTGGTTGGACCGGACTGGGTTGCTACGGTAGCGATTTTTACGAGACACCTAATCTGGATGCTTTAGCCCAGCGAGGCGTCAAATTCACCAATGCTTACGCCGCTTGTACCGTTTGCTCGCCAACACGCGCGTCGATCATGACGGGCCAGTATCCTGCGCGACTGCATTTAACCGACTTCATCGCCGGCCAGTTTCGACCTCACGCTAAACTCCTCATTCCTGACTGGACAAAGCGGCTCGGATCCGAGCACATCACGATTGCCGAAGTTCTAAAAAACGCAGGCTACCGGACGGGGCACATCGGCAAATGGCATTTGAATGGGCGCGGCGCCGAAGCGGACGGCACGATGCCCACGGACCAAGGCTTCGACGTCTCATTTGAACGACCGCCTGGATCGAAAGGCTACTTGCTAAAACAGCCTTCGACAGGGGAATCCCAATCGAGTTACCTGACCGATTTGTTGACTGACCAAGCTTGTGAGTTCATCGACGAATCGAAATCCGATCCGTTCTTCCTGTACTTCGCCTACAACGTTCCCCATACGCCAATCGATGGACGCCGCGATCTGGTCAAGCAGTTCAATGACAAGCTTGATACGAAGGCGAAGCACAACAACCCCAGTTACGCCGCCATGGTCGCCAGCCTCGACCAAAGTGCTGGTCGTATCGTTGCCCAGTTGGACAAAAACGGCCTTACCGAAAACACGGTGATCGTGTTCTACAGCGACAACGGCGGACTAACCCAAAGGAATGGGCAAGCAACTGGCTTCACTGACAACACGCCTTTGCGACGCGGCAAGGGCTCCGCTTACGAAGGTGGCGTGCGCGTTCCGGCGGTCGTACATTGGCCAGGCGTCACGAGTCCCAGCACCGTCTGTGACACTCCGATCATCACGATGGATTTGTTTCCTACCTTTCAAGAAATGGCCGGTGTCCAACCGGATTCTCAGGCGGTATCAGACGGCACAAGTTTGGTCACGCTGCTGCGCACACCTGCGACCAATATCGATCGAGACATGTTTTGGCACTATCCCCATTACCATGCGGGCGGTGACAGTCCTTACAGCGCAATTCGCTCGGGAGAGTTCCGGCTCATTGAATTTCACGAAGACAACCGAATCGAACTTTACAACCTCCCCGCCGACATTAGCGAACGACATGACCTGGCTGCATCACTGCCAGAAAAAGCCCAGCAACTGCAAACCAAGTTGCATCAGTGGCAAAAATCCGTGGGGGCCCAATTTCCGACCGCCAATCCCAAATACTCTTCCGCTCGAGAAACCGAAGTCGCAGGGCAAAAGTGA
- a CDS encoding Spy/CpxP family protein refolding chaperone yields the protein MFIRTILISSIACMATGAGTPNVIARDAAVKTEKETQPADRPKSLDAIKEAVKDLTDEQKEKLESLQKKAVAQQKALFETASITWSMSKQRREAYEALKAKGIKGKELSAQASKEADYTEEQVAAQSKVGRVWNDYRYAIINVLTAEQQKQLPKWLVSGHAARVKAEKEKAAAEKQ from the coding sequence ATGTTCATTCGCACAATCCTGATCAGCAGCATCGCTTGCATGGCAACGGGTGCCGGCACCCCAAACGTGATTGCTCGAGATGCTGCAGTAAAAACCGAAAAGGAAACACAACCTGCGGATCGCCCCAAGTCCTTGGACGCGATCAAGGAAGCTGTCAAAGATCTGACGGACGAGCAAAAAGAAAAACTGGAGTCACTTCAGAAGAAAGCCGTCGCGCAGCAAAAGGCTCTCTTCGAAACCGCAAGCATCACCTGGAGCATGTCCAAGCAACGCCGCGAAGCCTACGAGGCGTTGAAGGCCAAGGGCATCAAGGGCAAGGAACTTTCTGCCCAAGCCAGCAAGGAAGCCGACTACACCGAAGAGCAAGTTGCGGCCCAATCCAAGGTCGGCAGAGTCTGGAATGACTATCGATACGCGATCATCAACGTCTTGACTGCCGAACAACAAAAGCAACTACCAAAGTGGCTAGTCAGCGGCCACGCCGCCCGTGTGAAAGCCGAGAAAGAAAAAGCCGCTGCGGAGAAGCAGTAG